From the genome of Impatiens glandulifera chromosome 9, dImpGla2.1, whole genome shotgun sequence, one region includes:
- the LOC124914039 gene encoding U2 small nuclear ribonucleoprotein B''-like, whose product MAHTYAAAFDPKYHMNQPDQRDAVFDPKYHMNQPDQRNAVFDPKYHMNQPDQRDAINTLYISGLPEDVKAREIHNLFRRRPGFQSCQLKYTGRGTQVVAFATFVNNSSAIAALHSLNGVKFDPQNGYTLNIELAKSNSRRKISPGNNGAYVIIDKRNKFATDNKQEASSDDEEEPSRNNEPDFNDKDKLAVRKSDETSTNHVNAVAAANEHKEKGDVSTTLFIANLGPTCNENELKEVFSHYPGFNIIKFRSRVGMPVAFADFKEFRQASYAMESLQGRTLPSSDRGGMHIEFARSKMRK is encoded by the exons ATGGCTCACACTTACGCGGCTGCCTTTGATCCAAAGTATCATATGAATCAACCAGATCAGAGAGATGCGGTGTTTGATCCAAAGTATCATATGAATCAACCAGATCAGAGAAATGCGGTGTTTGATCCAAAGTACCATATGAATCAACCAGATCAGAGAGATGCTATCAACACTCTCTACATTTCTGGTCTTCCCGAAGACGTCAAAGCCCGAGAGATTCATAATCTCTTCCGTCGCCGTCCCGGATTTCAGTCTTGTCAGCTCAAATATACCGGCCGTGGGACTCAG GTTGTTGCATTTGCTACTTTTGTTAACAATTCATCAGCAATAGCAGCTCTACATTCACTAAAT GGTGTAAAATTTGACCCCCAAAATGGATATACCCTGAATATTGAATTGGCAAAATCAAACTCTAGAAGAAAAATAAGTCCAG GAAACAATGGAGCATATGTAATTATTGACAAGAGAAACAAATTTGCAACTGATAATAAACAAGAGGCATCAAGTGATGATG AGGAAGAACCATCGCGGAATAATGAGCCTGATTTTAATGATAAAGATAAATTGGCGGTTAGAAAAAG TGACGAAACATCGACTAATCATGTTAATGCTGTAGCAGCTGCTAAT GAACATAAAGAAAAGGGAGATGTTTCCACTACTTTATTTATTGCCAATCTAGGTCCAACCTGCAATGAGAATGAATTGAAAGAGGTTTTTTCTCA TTATCCTGGATTTAATATCATCAAGTTTCGGTCTAGAGTTGGAATGCCAGTTGCTTTTGCTGATTTTAAg GAATTTCGACAAGCAAGCTACGCCATGGAAAGCCTACAAGGTCGCACATTACCATCATCCGACAGGGGCGGAATGCATATAGA GTTCGCTAGGTCTAAAATGAGgaagtaa
- the LOC124913950 gene encoding transmembrane 9 superfamily member 7: MGSSSGWISALFFAVVLHLFSPANCFYLPGVAPRDFQRGDPLYVKVNKLSSTKTQLPYDYYYLNYCKPEKIMNNAENLGEVLRGDRIENSVYTFNMREEQPCKVACRKKLNAEQAKNFKEKIDDEYRVNLILDNLPVAVLRQRRDNSQSITYEHGFRVGFKGNYQGSNEEKYFIHNHLSFRVMYHKDSETDLARIVGFEVSQNSINHEYKEWDEKNPQLTTCNQNTKNIIQGSTVPQEVDTDKEVVFTYDVTFKESEVKWASRWDTYLLMNDDQIHWFSIINSLMIVLFLSGMVAMIMMRTLYRDIANYNQLDSQEEAQEETGWKLLHGDVFRPPINSGLLCVYIGTGIQIFGMTLVTMLFAVLGFLSPSNRGGLMTAMVLLWVFMGLLAGYTSSRLYKMFKGTEWKRITLKTAFMFPGILFSVFFVLNALIWGEKSSGAVPFGTMFALVCLWFGISVPLAFVGSYLGFKKPAIDDPVKTNKIPRQVPEQAWYMKPIFSVLIGGILPFGAVFIELFFILTSIWLNQFYYIFGFLAIVFVILIITCAEITIVLCYFQLCSEDYHWWWRAYLTAGSSALYLFLYSIFYFFTKLEITKVVSGILYFGYMLIISYTFFVLTGTVGFYACFWFVRKIYSSVKID, translated from the exons ATGGGGAGTAGCTCCGGCTGGATTTCTGCTCTCTTCTTCGCCGTCGTCCTGCACCTATTCTCACCGGCGAACTGCTTCTATCTCCCCGGTGTAGCCCCTAGAGACTTCCAGCGG GGCGATCCATTATACGTTAAGGTTAACAAGCTATCATCTACAAAGACACAACTTCCATATGACTATTATTACTTAAATTACTGCAAGCCTGAGAAGATTATGAACAATGCTGAAAATTTGGGAGAGGTTCTTAGAGGTGATCGCATCGAAAATTCAGTTTATACT TTCAATATGAGAGAGGAGCAACCTTGCAAAGTAGCCTGCCGGAAAAAGCTTAATGCTGAGCAAGCGAAGAACTTCAAGGAGAAAATCGATGATGAATACAGAGTAAACTT GATTCTTGACAATCTTCCAGTTGCTGTTCTTAGGCAAAGGAGGGATAATAGTCAATCAATCACTTATGAACATGGATTTCGTGTCGGTTTCAAGGGAAATTATCAAGGG AGCAATGAGGAGAAGTATTTCATACATAACCACTTGAGCTTCCGTGTTATGTATCACAAAGATTCTGAAACTGATCTAGCCCGAATAGTAGGATTTGAGGTCTCACAAAACAG TATTAATCACGAGTACAAGGAGTGGGATGAGAAGAACCCTCAATTAACCACTTGCAATCAGAATACAAAGAATATTATTCAAGGCAGCACTGTCCCACAGGAAGTCGATACAGATAAGGAGGTGGTTTTTACATATGATGTGACTTTCAAG GAAAGCGAAGTTAAGTGGGCATCACGTTGGGACACTTACCTCCTCATGAACGACGATCAAATTCATTGGTTCTCCATAATAAACTCTTTGATGATCGTTCTCTTCCTATCTGGTATGGTGGCGATGATAATGATGAGGACTCTGTACAGAGACATTGCAAATTAcaatcagctggattctcaagAGGAAGCCCAAGAGGAAACTGGATGGAAACTCCTCCACGGAGATGTTTTCAGGCCACCAATAAACTCCGGCTTACTGTGTGTCTACATCGGCACAGGTATCCAGATATTCGGAATGACACTTGTCACTATGCTATTCGCAGTCCTTGGTTTCCTATCACCGTCCAATCGCGGAGGGTTAATGACCGCCATGGTTCTATTATGGGTTTTCATGGGCTTATTGGCCGGTTACACTTCCTCGCGGCTTTATAAAATGTTCAAGGGCACCGAATGGAAGAGGATTACATTGAAAACAGCTTTTATGTTTCCAGGAATTCTATTTTCGGTGTTCTTTGTCCTGAATGCCCTAATCTGGGGTGAGAAGTCGTCTGGAGCAGTACCTTTCGGGACCATGTTTGCACTCGTTTGTTTATGGTTCGGTATATCAGTCCCGTTGGCATTCGTTGGCAGTTACTTGGGTTTCAAGAAACCGGCCATTGACGATCCAGTGAAGACGAATAAAATACCGAGACAGGTGCCGGAGCAGGCTTGGTACATGAAGCCTATATTCTCTGTACTCATTGGAGGGATTCTTCCATTCGGAGCGGTTTTCATTGAGCTGTTCTTCATCTTGACGTCGATATGGCTGAACCAGTTTTACTACATATTCGGGTTCTTAGCTATAGTGTTTGTGATTCTTATTATCACTTGTGCGGAGATAACGATAGTGCTCTGCTATTTCCAGCTGTGTAGCGAAGACTACCATTGGTGGTGGAGGGCATATCTCACTGCCGGATCATCTGCGTTGTATCTGTTTCTTTACTCGATCTTCTACTTCTTCACGAAACTGGAGATCACAAAAGTCGTGTCGGGAATTCTCTATTTTGGGTATATGTTGATCATATCGTACACGTTCTTCGTGTTGACAGGTACGGTGGGATTCTACGCCTGCTTCTGGTTCGTTAGAAAGATCTACTCCTCCGTaaagattgattga